The proteins below are encoded in one region of Polypterus senegalus isolate Bchr_013 chromosome 2, ASM1683550v1, whole genome shotgun sequence:
- the LOC120524313 gene encoding olfactory receptor 10A3-like, with protein sequence MLEFYEEATKAQDQRGAYEIICLDVQKAFDKTPHEMDSERKPECLEETNIDMGGTCKLHTEENREEGLVIKLNKVGIHGAFCRADHQLTMSESTQNFSSVKEFLITGFPGLRDQESRKTLFGVFFTVYLFILVGNLLLVFIFLSDRTLHTPMYILVCGLAVLDIAITTNTVPSMLVLFTFEYIVVPFAACFTQMTLWSSLFSSECFLLALMAYDRYIAICNPLHYPNLMYNSLIIKLIAFCWLLGFLCALVGVAVLLRLPFCGPNKIIHCFCNFGSLLFLACGDIQIINYVALSIGLSVMFIPLAFILFTYVQIIFSVVKIASAEGRMKAFYTCGTHMLVISVFFMAAGSEFVSVRIPGTSVDTRIMILIVQNVFPALTNPIIYCLRTKEIRKSFIKNFKK encoded by the exons ATGCTGgagttctatgaggaagcaacaaaagcacaaGATCAGAGAGGTGCATATGAGATTATTTGCCTTGAtgttcagaaggcttttgataagacACCACATGAAATGG acagtgAGAGGAAGccagagtgcctggaggaaaccaacATAGACATGGGgggaacttgcaaactccatacagaggaGAACCGGGAAGAagggttagtgatcaaactaaacaaagtgggaatccatggtgcatTTTGTAG GGCTGACCACCAACTTACAATGTCTGAATCGACTCAGAACTTTTCTTCGGTCAAAGAATTCCTCATTACAGGATTCCCGGGGCTCAGAGACCAAGAAAGTAGAAAAACATTGTTTGGAGTCTTCTTTACAGTATACCTCTTTATTCTTGTAGGAAACCTTCTCTTAGTCTTCATTTTTCTCTCTGATAGGACCCTCCACACCCCTATGTATATACTGGTCTGTGGTCTGGCTGTTCTCGACATTGCCATCACTACTAACACTGTGCCCAGTATGCTAGTCCTGTTCACATTTGAGTACATAGTTGTGCCATTTGCTGCTTGTTTTACTCAGATGACACTTTGGTCGAGTTTGTTCTCAAGTGAATGCTTTCTCCTTGCTCTAATGGCCTATGATCGCTACATAGCCATTTGCAACCCACTTCACTATCCTAATTTAATGTACAATAGTCTGATCATAAAACTTATTGCCTTCTGTTGGTTGCTGGGCTTTCTTTGTGCACTTGTTGGTGTTGCTGTTCTTCTCAGACTTCCATTCTGTGGGCCCAACAAAATCATCCACTGTTTCTGTAACTTTGGTTCTTTACTGTTCTTGGCCTGTGGAGACATTCAGATCATTAACTACGTTGCTTTATCTATTGGCTTGAGTGTGATGTTCATTCCTTTGGCATTTATCCTTTTCACCTATGTGCAGATAATATTTTCAGTTGTTAAAATTGCCAGTGCTGAGGGACGAATGAAGGCCTTCTACACTTGTGGCACACACATGCTGGtcatttctgtctttttcatGGCAGCTGGTAGTGAATTTGTCTCAGTCAGAATTCCCGGTACGTCAGTGGATACTCGTATAATGATTCTAATAGTACAAAATGTATTTCCAGCTTTAACAAATCCGATAATTTACTGTTTGAGAACTAAGGAAATCagaaaaagttttattaaaaattttaaaaaatga